The Pseudomonas sp. MH9.2 genomic interval GACGCTGCGCGAGCTTCCGGTGGCCGAATTGCCGCTGTACCGCAGCTGGTGCGTGGTGCAAGCCAAGGCCAAACGGCTGTCGCCGGTCGCGCATGCCTTTCTTGCATTCATCCGCACCGAACGCGCGCAGATCAGCCAGCTTGCTGAGCGTTTCGACGGGAGCCTTCCGAGGCCGTCTGCCACACATTAAGTGAGCCAAACTCGCCAATATCACCCACCTCGAAATAGTCGGAAAGCTTCTGCGCCAGTTTGCGCTGCTCAGAGTAGCTTTCGATCGCACGACGGAATTCCATGCGTCGCTGATCTTCCTGCTGTCGCCGGGTGTTTTTGGACGTATTAGCGGAGGTAGCGCTGGTGGCGCGCTGCTGCTGCGAGTCATCGTAGTGCCGAGGCATATCCTGTCTCCCATTGCGTTTGCGGGAGCTTGAGCATGATCGCCGTCAATGACGGTTGCACGGCGATAAGATGACAGGACGATGAAGCTTTGCGCTGTTGCGAAGGCGAGACGCCCAGCAATCAGTCGTCGAGCGCCTTGACTGACTTGGGCGACAAGCGAAGGCTGCGCAGACTGCGTTTAACGCTTTTAAGATGGTTGACCAGACTCGGGCCACGCGCCATGGCGACGCCCATCGCCAGCACATCGATCACCACCAGGTGGGCAATACGCGAGGTCAGCGGCGTATAGATTTCGGTATCTTCGTGAACATCAATCGCCAGATTGATGCTCGCCAACTCTGCCAATGGCGTCTGGCTCGGACACAAGGTCACCAGCGTGGCACCACTTTCACGGACCAGATTTGCAGTGATCAGCAGGTCTTTGGAGCGTCCGGATTGGGAGATGCAGATCGCCACGTCGGTGGGCTTGAGTGTCACCGCCGACATGGCCTGCATGTGCGGGTCGGAGTACGCCGCAGCCGTCAGCAGCAAGCGGAAGAACTTGTGCTGCGCATCCGCCGCCACCGCGCCGGATGCGCCAAAACCGTAGAACTCTACGCGCTGGGCCGACGCCATCGCCGTCACCGCCAACTGCAACGCGTGGGGATCGAGATGCTCACGAACCTCCATCAACGTGTGCAGGGTGGTGTCGAAGATTTTCAGGCTGTAATCGGCAACCGAATCATCTTCGTGGATCGCGAACTGACCAAAGCTGGCACCAGCGGCCAGGCTTTGCGCCAGTTTGAGCTTCAAATCCTGAAAGCCGGTACAGCCAATGGCACGGCAAAAGCGGACGATGGTGGGCTCGCTGATACCCACGTTGTGCGCGAGGTCAGCCATGGAGCTGTGCATTACAGCCGCAGGGTCAAGCAGCACGTGGTCGGCAACCTTGAGTTCCGACTTACGCAGCAGATGGCGTGACTGGGCGATGTGGTGCAACAGGTTCAAAGGGCTGGACTCGGCTAGTAAGGCTTGGGCGGGATGTAGCATGCTTGTAGTTATACTACATGCCCTGCGGCCCGCCCAGCTAAACGAGCTCGGTTTGACGATCTGCAACCTTTCCGCCGCCCTCATCATGCCAGCGCGGGCATGCCTGCGAATCAGGCAAAGCAGTCCGTCAGGCACACCGAGTTGCGGCCTTCGCAGACACGTCAGCCCGGAGGGGACCACGTCTGCTGCCCATGCTCGCGCAACAACCGCGTCGCAGCCTCTGCATCCACCGGACGGCTGATAAGGTAGCCCTGCACTTCGTCGCACTCGTGAGCTTTGAGGAAGTTCAGTTGTGCCTCGTTTTCCACACCTTCGGCGACGACTTTCAATTCCAGGCTATGGGCCATGGCGATGATAGCGCGGGTGATGGCTGCGTCTTCGGTGCCTTCGCCCAAGCCACGAATGAACGCCTGGTCGATTTTCACGTAATCCACGGGGAAGCGTTTCAGGTAACTCAACGACGAATAGCCAGTGCCGAAGTCGTCGATGGCCAGTTTCACGCCCAACTCATGCAGCTGATGGAACGTTGCGATGATGTGCTCCACGCCGTCGAGCAGCTGACTCTCAGTCAATTCCAGCTCAAGGTAGCGCGGTGCCAAGCCGGTTTCCTCAAGCACTTGGCGGACCAGACTGACCAACTTGCCCTGACGCAATTGATGGACCGAAAGGTTGACTGACACCCTGATCGGCTCCAGCCCCTGGCGCTGCCATTCACACGCCTGCCAACAGGCCTGACGTAACACGAATTCACCAATCGGCCCGATCAGCCCGGTCTCTTCCGCCAGCCCGATAAAGTCCCCTGGCGGCACCATGCCCATCGTCGGGTGCAGCCAGCGCACCAGCGCCTCAGCCGCGTTCAAACGGCCGGTCGCCAGACACAGCTTGGGCTGGTAGAACACCTGCAGCTGATTCTCGTCGAGCGCCTTGCGCAGCTGATTTTCCAGTTGCAGACGCTCCAGCGTGCTGGCTTGCAGGTTCTCGGTATAGAACTGAAAATTATTGCCGCCCAGATGTTTGGCATGCTGCATGGCCATGTTCGACTGACTGACCAGCGCCGAGATCTCTCGGGCCGAGTCTGGCAACAGGCTGATGCCCACTGACGCGCTGACCACCAACTCATGCCCGGCCACCGAAAGAGGCTGCCGTAATTTGGCCAGCAGGCGGCTGGTGACCCGTGCCAGGCTGGACAGGTTGCCGTAGGCATCGAATAACACCGCAAACTCATCACCGGATAACCGCGCGATGGTGTCGGCCTCGGGCAATGCGCTGGTAAGACGCCGCGCCACTTGCCTCAACAGTTGATCGGCGACTTCGTGGCCCAGGCTGTCATTGAGCAGCTTGAAGCGATCCAGATTGATGTGCAGCAACGCCAGGCTTCTACCGCCCTGTCGCACGCGCTGGCTGGCTTCACGCAAGCGCTCCTTGAACAACGAGCGGTTGGCCAGGCCGGTCAACTCATCGTAGTGCTTCAAATAGCGCATACGTTCTTCGAATTCGCGCCTTGCCGACAGGTCGGCGAAGAAGCCGACAATGTGGCTTACATTACCCCGCACATCGCGCACTACGTTCAATTGGAGCCATTGCGGATATAGCTCGCCATTTTTGCGAGTCTCAACCAGTTCGCCCTGCCAGCTATCGGTTTGCTCCAGCGATTCATGGATCGCTTGAAAATGGCGCCGGGCATCGCGGCTGCACGCCAGCTCAGTGACCTTGCAGCCCTTCATGTCTTCCTGCGGGTAGCCGGTCACTCGGCTGAACGCCCGATTGACCGCCAGCAGGGTGTATTTCGGATCAAGAATGACAATGCCTTCGCTTGCGGCTTCGAAGACCGTGGCGGCCAAACGGCGCTGTTCTTCCAGCTGTTTACTGGCGCTGATGTCGCGGCGGGTACCGAGCATGCGAATCACCCGGCCATCGCTGCTGCGCTCCACGGCGCGGCCACGGTCCTCGATCCAAACCCAGCGCCCGTCACCATGCCGGAAGCGATAGGCAACTTTATAGTCGTCCGTATGCCCCTTCAGATGGTCAATCATCGCGAGTTGCATCAACGGCAAGTCTTCGCGATGTATGCGTGGCTTAAGGTGGCTGAGCATGGCGGTCACGTGTTCCGGTTCCAGACCGAACAATGCTTTGATCTGCGTGTGGTGGACTTCATCGGTTTGCAAGTTCCAGTCCCACAGGCCCAGCTCACTGGCCTCAAGCGCCAGCGCCAGCCTCTCCTCACTCTTGCTCAGCGCCTGATTGGCCTCATCCAGCTCAAGGCTGCGCTGGACGACTCGGGCTTTGAGCCCGACCTGGGCCTCGCGCAATTCCCGCTCGGCCTTGCGTCGCTGTTCGATTTCCCGCGCCAACTCATGGTTGAGCTGCTCATCGTGGGCCTGTGCCTGCTGCAGATGCTCAATCAGCGCCTGATTCTGAAAGCGCTGAACCAACCCCTGACGGATCAAGCGATTAACCTGCAGGGCCACGACAATCAGCGCCACCAGTAATATCAGGCCAAGCCAGCCCCAGCCATGCTGCTCATCGCCATGCAAAAAAAGAAAGGTGATCGGGGGCAACAGGCACGACAAGGTAAAGGTCAGAAACGCCGGGATACTCACCGCGTAAGCAATACTGGCCGACAGCGTCGCGGCACCGATCAAGCCAAACACCCAGGCTTGCTGCTGAAAGCTATCCACCGGGACCAAGGCGATTGCCGCGCTGGCGAGGGTCAGGCCGCTGACGCCTGCACCCAGCAAAAACATCCCACGCCAGATCGGCTGCGCCTGGCGCAACAATGGCGCGGCGTTAAACGCCGCGACCTGGATGACGCGTAAACCCACCAGCGTCGTCAGCCACCCCAGCCAAACGCCGACCAGCAGATAACGCTGCGGGCTCCAGAGCAACCAGGCGCAGACCAGACCGTTGAGTAACATGAACAGGGTGGGCAACAGCGAACCCTGGTAAAGCAAACGTGTGCGTTCCACCGCAATCTGAGTGGCAAATTGCTCGCGGATAACTCGACCTGATGCGGTTGAGGCACCCGAGGAGCTGAGACTGGAGGTCATAGGCAGTGTTCTTATAATGGTGGAGCCCAAACGTCGACGGAGCATACACAAGCCGCTCGACAGACCAAACTCCCTTGACTCATAAAAACCGCAAAGAGGCCGCTCCACAGGGCTGTTTTCAAACCTCCCGGGCACGGCCTGCCATGCGTGCAGCCCTGACTTACCGGTCGTCATCGATAGGGCATTTATCGGCTTAAGCAAAGCTTGGTTTGCCCGACATAGCCCAGCACCCTAGAATGCGTCGATGCGCGATGATCTCTCCCTTCTGCTGAACTCCCTCAACGATGCCCAACGTCAGGCCGTAGCTGCCTCCGTGGGTCGTCAGTTGGTACTCGCCGGTGCTGGCTCCGGCAAAACCCGTGTGCTGGTGCATCGCATCGCCTGGTTGATCCAGGTCGAGCATGCCTCGCCACACTCGATCCTCTCGGTAACCTTCACCAACAAGGCTGCGGCCGAGATGCGTCACCGCATCGAACAGTTGATGGGGATCAACCCGGCTGGCATGTGGGTCGGTACCTTCCACGGCCTGGCGCACCGCTTGCTGCGGGCGCACTGGCAGGAAGCCGGACTGAACCAGAGCTTCCAGATCCTCGACAGTGATGACCAGCAACGCTTGGTCAAACGAGTGATCCGTGAACTGGGGCTGGACGAGCAGCGCTGGCCGGTACGTCAGGCGCAGTGGTTCATCAACGGGCAGAAAGACGAAGGCCTGCGGCCCAAGCATATTCAGGCCAGCGGCGATCTGTTCCTGACCACCATGAAATCGATCTACGAAGCCTACGAGGCCGCCTGCCAGCGCGCAGGGGTCATCGACTTCTCCGAGCTGCTACTGCGCGCCCTGGACCTGTGGCGCGACAATCCCGGCCTGCTGGCGCACTACCAGCGCCGCTTCCGGCATGTACTGGTCGACGAGTTCCAGGACACCAACGCCGTGCAATACGCCTGGCTACGGTTACTGGCCCAGGGCGGCGACAGCTTGATGGTGGTCGGCGATGACGATCAATCGATTTACGGCTGGCGCGGCGCCAAAATCGAGAACATTCATCAGTACTCGTCTGACTTCCCTGACGCCGAAACCATCCGTCTGGAGCAGAACTACCGCTCCACCGCCAGCATTCTCAAGGCCGCCAACGCCCTGATCGTCAACAACAGCGGGCGCCTGGGTAAAGAGCTGTGGACCGATGGCGGTGACGGCGAACCGATCAATCTGTTCGCCGCGTTCAACGAACACGACGAAGCGCGCTACGTGGTCCAAACCATCGAAAGCGCATTAAAGACCGGCCTGATGCGCAGCGACATCGCGATCCTCTACCGCTCCAACGCTCAATCGCGGGTGCTTGAAGAAGCGTTATTGCGCGAGCGGATTCCTTACCGGATCTATGGTGGTCAGCGCTTCTTCGAGCGCGCCGAGATCAAGAACGCCATGGCCTACCTACGCTTGCTCGACGGTCGCGGCAACGACGCCGCGCTGGAACGGGTGATCAACGTCCCGGCACGCGGCATCGGCGAAAAAACGGTCGAAGCCATTCGCGAACATGCCCGTCACGCCGACGTGTCGATGTGGGAAGCGATGCGCCAGCTGATCGCCAATAAAGGCCTGACTGGCCGCGCAGCCGGAGCGCTGGGTGGATTTGTCGAGCTGATCGAGAATCTGACCGCGAAAGTCATGGAGATGCCCCTGCATCTGATGACCCAAACCGTGATCGAGCAGTCCGGGTTGATCACCTACCACAAGGAAGAGAAAGGCGAAAAAGGCCAGGCTCGGGTAGAAAACCTTGAGGAATTGGTCAGCGCCGCGCGCAACTTCGAGAATGCCGAAGAAGACGCCGAGCTGTCACCGCTGGCCGGGTTCCTTGGCCATGCGTCGCTGGAGTCGGGCGATACTCAGGCCGATGAACATGAAGACAGCGTGCAATTGATGACGCTGCACAGCGCCAAGGGCCTGGAATTCCCCCACGTGTTCCTGGTGGGCATGGAAGAAGGCCTGTTCCCCCACAAGATGAGCCTAGAAGAGCCCGGGCGTCTTGAAGAAGAACGGCGACTGGCGTATGTCGGCATTACCCGCGCCATGCAGAAACTGGTGATGACGTATGCTGAAACCCGTCGCTTATATGGCAGCGAGACGCGCAATAAGATCTCGCGCTTCGTCCGGGAGATTCCGCCACCCCTGATTCAAGAGGTGCGCCTGTCCAACAGCGTCAGCCGTCCGTTCGGCGGCACGCAGAACATGGGCACAAGCAGCCTGTTCAATGGCACCGGCATCCCGGAAACCGAGTTCAGCCTCGGACAGCGGGTTCAGCATTCGGTGTTTGGCGAAGGAGTGATCCTCAATTTCGAAGGTGCCGGCGCTCAGGCACGGGTGCAAGTTAACTTCTCAGAAGGCAGCAAATGGCTGATGATGGGCTACGCCAAGCTGGAAGCGATCTGAGCCACTGAACATGTAGGATCAGCCTCAATATCTGAGGCTGCAGAGATATGCCCTACAGGCCACTCTTTGTGAGCCTGTTATAGGCCCAAGCAAAAGCCAGAAACATTTAGGCGCTAGCCATTGTCATTTCTCCTGTGCAACATGGCGCGCGTGCAATCCATAAATGGGAATTCCTTTATGCAACGTTTTCTAAGCATCGCTCTGGCGCTGTGCATCGGGCTCACAATGAGCCTCGAAGCCAACGCAGCGCGCTTCGGTGGCGGCAAGAGCTTCGGCTCGGCGCCCAGCCATCAATCCCGTCAAGCTGCGCCGGCCTCTCCGTCGGCTGCGCCTAACGCCGCTGGTCGCCCTGCTGCCGCTGCTGCTGGCGGTGCTTCTCGCTGGCTCGGCCCGTTGGCTGGCCTCGCGGCAGGCGGCCTGCTCGCCTCGATGTTCATGGGCGGCGGCTTCCAGGGCATGCAGTTCTTCGACATCCTGATCATCGCAGTCATCGGCTTCGTGATCTTCCGGTTCATCGCCGCGCGTCGACGCAAGCAACAAGAGCACATGTCCCCTGCCGGTCATGCGCCGTTCCAGCGTGAAACCCTCGAGCAACCGGCTCAGCCATCGGTTTTCGGCGGCTCGTCTGCAGCCCCGGTTGCAGCTCCGGTGATCAATGCACCGGCCTGGTTCAATGAACAACGCTTCCTCGAAGCCGCTCGCAGCCACTTCCAGTCGCTGCAACAGCACTGGGATGCCAACGAAATGGACAAGATTGCCGAATTCGTCACCCCACAAATGCTCCAGTTCCTCAAGAAGGAACGTGCAGACCTGGGTGATGGCTTCCAATCGACCTTCATCGACAACCTGACCGTGCAGCTTGATGGCCTGGATGATCGCTCGGATAAAACCGTGGCGACCTTGACCTTCTCCGGCGTGTCCAAAACTTCGCGCTTCGACCAAGGTGAAGTGTTCAGCGAAAGCTGGAACATGGAACGTCCGCAGGGTGACAACCAGCCTTGGCTGGTCGCCGGTATCCGCCAGAACGGCTGACGCTCGGCAGTGCTCGCAAGCGAATTGCACCGATAAGCAAAACCCCGGATAACCGGGGTTTTGTTTTTTTTTGGGCAACCGTTGTTTTGAGAAAACCTTACGCTACTGTATAACCCGCGCCATCAAGTTAGAGGATCCAGGCCGTGGAAGAAGTTATTGAAGAACTGCGTGAAAAAAACGAGCGGGTACCCGTACCCCTTGAGTTGCCCGAAGATGATGATCTGGTCGAGATCGAAGAACAGCTGTTCATCAACATTCCCTTCGTCTTCAAAGAGTTTTTGCTGACTGTCAGCGACGTGGTGTATGGCAGCCTGGAACCTGTGACCGTCATGGACCCGCAGTCCCATACCTACCTGCCCGAGGTTGCCGCAACGGCGTGGGATCTGGGCGTGCCTCGCGAGTTGATCCCGATCTGTCAGAGCGGCGATGACTATTACTGCGTCGAAGAAGACGGCACTGTCGTGCTGTGGTCCGCGGAAGAAGAACTGGTGACCGAAGAAAGCTGGGAGTCAGTCTGGCACTGGGCCCGGGATGTCTGGCTGGAAAGCTGAGACGTGCAACTCAGCGCCGCACACTGCGGCGCTGAAAGGAGTCGCCTCAATGCTCGGGCGGCTCCTGATGGTTACCCAAGGTTTCCAGCAAAGCGATCTGCATCCGCGTATGTACACGGATGCACCAGCGCCACAACACCGCGGCAACGATAGTGGCCACCACCCCAATCACCAGCAGTAATTCGTTAGTCGGCAGGATGCTCGCCGACAGCGCAGCCAGCAGCAGGAAAATCACCAACATCGACAGCAAAGGGATCACTTCTGCGATCACCCGACGCACGCGTTCGGTGTGGCGTCCGGCCATGGCGGGCTTAACGCTCATCTCGGCCAACAACATCGAAAGCGCCTTGAGCTTGCGGTAGGCCGCGATCAAAAACGGCAGCGACACCACCCCAGATCAACGCCTTGTGTTGGCTGTCATCGCGGGGCCAGTCGCTCAAATAACCGCCAATGCCCTCGGCGAAGTAACCGCCACAGAAGAAAATCGCCACCACCAGCGCCAGATTGACCCCGACCTGCAACAAAATCCTGCGGATCATCGACGCCAGCAACGCGCCCTGCCCCTGTGGCTGGATACTGCGCAGCCATTCCCCATACAGCCCGAAGACCCGCGCGATACGCTTAGGCATCATTGCCGCGAGCTTCATCGATAAAGGGTCCGCCGAGCGGATCAGGTAAGGCGTCAGCAAGGTGGTGATCACCGATACCGCCACTGCCACCGGATAGAGAAAATCGCTGGTGACCTGCAACGTCATGCCGAGGGCGGCGATGATGAAAGAGAACTCGCCGATTTGCGACAAACCCATGCCAACCCGCAAGGACGTGCGCCCATCATTCCCGGCGATAAAGGCACCCAGGCCACACGACAGCATCTTGCCCAGCACCACAGCGACACTGATCACGGCAATCGGCCAGGCGTAATCGAGAAGGATTTTCGGGTCGATCATCAAACCGATGGCAACGAAGAAAATTGCACTGAACATGTCGCGAACAGGTTCAATCAGCTGCTCTATTTTCAGCAACTGCCGCGATTCCGCCATGATCGCACCAATCAGAAAAGCGCCCAGCACCATGCTGTATTCAAGCTTGGCCACCAGTAGGCAAAATCCGAAACACAGACCGAGTACCGTCACCAAAAGCATTTCATTGCTTTCAAATCTAGCCACATACGCCAACAGGCGCGGGACCAGAAGAATACCGATCACCAGCGCTACAACCATAAACAGCGACAGCTTGCCGACGGTGGAAAATACCTCGCCGGAACTCACGGAGCCGCTGACCGCGATGCCGGACAGCAAGGCAATAATGCCAATACCGAGAATGTCTTCGACGATCAGGATCCCAAAAATCAGCTGGGCAAAACGCTGATTTTTCATCTTCAGGTCGTTCAACGCTTTGACGATGATGGTGGTTGAAGAAATCGCCAGAATCGCCCCGAGAAACAGCGAGTCCATGGCGTTCCAGTTGAAGAAACGCCCGATTTCGTAGCCGATCCAGATCATCAGCACGATTTCCAGAAAAGCCGCGATAAAGGCCGTGGCACCGACCTTGAACAGCTTGCGCAGGCTGAATTCCAGGCCCAGACAGAACATCAGGAAAATAACACCCAGCTCGGCCAAGGTCTTGATTGTATCCTCGTCGTGGATCAGGCCGAACGGCGGTGTGTGCGGGCCGATAATGAAACCGGCAACGATATAGCCCAGGACCACGGGCTGTTTCAGACGATGAAAAAGGACCGTTACGACGCCGGCGACCAGCATGATTACCGCCAGGTCCTGGATAAAACTGATGGCATGCATGGCGTGAAACTCCTTTTTTATGCGCTGAAAAACCCGACTCCAATGTAGGAAGTACCCGCGACCAAGGCTTTTTGCAGGTTAACACCGCACCTCTACGGAGAAAGTCGGTGCAATATATGGAAACAGATGGGCGCTTCGGCGTGACGGCGGCGGGTCCGCCAGCGTCCGGATAACTGATCTACAAGAACGCGAGCACCAGCATAGGTGCACTTCTGACACACCCACCCTGTGAGCACGCTATGGAACCCGGAAACACCCAGCTGTCGATGACTGTATTGATGACCCCGGACATGGCCAACTTCTCTGGCAACGTGCATGGCGGCACCCTGCTCAAGTACCTCGATGAGGTCGCTTATGCCTGCGCCAGCCGTTATGCCGGGCGTTATGTGGTAACCCTGTCAGTGGACCAGGTGATCTTTCGTGAACCGATCCACGTTGGCGAGTTGGTGACCTTCCTTGCGTCAGTCAACTACACCGGCAATACCTCGATGGAAGTGGGGATCAAAGTCGTCACCGAGAACATCCGCGAACGTTCGGTGCGCCACACTAACAGCTGCTTTTTCACCATGGTGGCGATAGACGACGAGCGCAAACCCGCTGCCGTACCTCCACTGGAACCGGCCAACAGTGAAGACAAACGTCGCTTCCTCCAGGCCAAGCAACGGCGGCAGATTCGTCAGGAGCTAGAAAAACGCTATCAGGACATCAAGGACGAAGCGCCTTAAGCGCCCACCGGGTCCGCTCGACGCGCACGCATCGAGCGGACCGCAAGCAAAGAAAGCAACAGGGATGAAATTTAAGCTGCACGGTATGACTGTAAATCGTCAGACCCAGTTAAGCTGGACGTTCTTTGTTGGAGCACTTTTTCATGCTGACCTTGGGCAACCTTTTTGTGCTGATGCTGCTGGCCACGGGCGGCGCCTGGCTGTGGCATTCCCATGGTTTGCGCGAGCGAGCACTGGCGCGAGTCAAGCAACACTGTGCCAAACTCGACGTCGAGCTGCTGGACGGCAATGTCGCTCTACGGCGTATAACGTTCGCCCGCGATGCCAACGGCAGAAAGCGCCTGGCCCGTGTGTATAACTTCGAATTCACCGTCACCGGCGAGCAACGCCACCCCGGCACCATCACCATGTTCGGCGCACACACCGCACTCATTGAGCTGGCGCCCTACCCGTTCGAAATCAAAACTCCGCCACCCAGCGCCAATGTGATCGAGATGAGTCAATGGCGTCAGGAACACAATAAGCGGAAACAATGAGCCCGTCGGTATAACGGTTCCCCGTTGTGGATAACTCGCTTTAGAGCAAGCAGACAGCCAGTCCCGCTTGCAACGCGGCCTCGTCCTGAGGCGCGGTGAATATCAGTTCCAGCCGTGAATCGCGGCGCCATTCACTGTTTTGCCAATGAATGGCCGCACCATCCAGCGCATTACCGGACAACCAACCCGCGTTGCTGTGGATAACCAGCTTGGCCCGTCGCCAATCCAGGCTATTGAGCCACTGCTGCACGCGCATCAGCTCGAATTGCTGGCTCGGATGCCAGCGCCAACCAATACTCCAGCCTTCCGCCTGGCCTTGGCTCAAGCAGATCGGCTGACGCGGGTCGGTCCAGATCGCAGGCAATTGCGCCAAACCCTTGGGAGCAACAAAGTTATCCACAGCCGCAGAGGCTTGCGCACCAATGCCCGGCAACTCGGATAACGGCAAAGCCGCTTGTTCGGTCCAGTACAACGGACGGTCCGGCAAGCGCCGGGCCAGCGCCTCGCGGGCGACAACGTCGAGCAGTGCGGACTTGTTCATCACCAACAAACCGGCATCGCCCAAGGCTGCTTGCTGACTGTCAGGCAAAGGCTGACCGGCCACCATCGCGGTCGCATCAAGCACCAGCACACACGGCTGAACAGCCAGGACCCCTTCCCAAGGCGGCTCACGCAGCTGCTCCATCAGTTGCGCCGGGTGGCCCAACCCGGAGGGCTCGATCAGCAGTCGATCCGGCCGCGCCTTACGCAACAGGCGCCCCAGCCCAACTTGAAACGGCGCGCCATTGACGCAGCACAAGCAGCCACCGGCCACTTCGCCAAGTGCGATACCATCGTCAGCCGTGGTCAACAGCGCAGCATCCAGGCCGATCTGGCCGAACTCATTGATCAAGATCGCCCAGCGCTCGTTGGCAGGCTTTTGCGCCAACAATTGCTTGATCAGACTGGTCTTGCCCGCGCCCAACGGACCGGCGATGACATGGGTGGGGATGTTCTGCAGCATGGGGCCAATTCTTCAGAGTGACGGTTACAGGGACAATCAATGCGCGCGATCTGGCTGGCAACACTGTTGTTGATAACATCGAGCGAGGCATGGGCCGAGGCATGCGTCGTACACAGCCACGCCGAACGACTCGACGTCAAAGTCTGCCAGGAAAATCGCAACATCCCGGCGAAGCTGTTTCACGACGGTTTTTGCCAACCACAACTGGCCGGGCAGAAAACCGAAGTGGAATACGTCGATCAATGCCCCGCCGGCGCTTTCGGCGTGTGCAGCAATGCTCAAGTCGCCAATATGCCCTATCACCAGAACATTCACTATTACGGCGTCGCCAGCGATGCGCACTACCTTAAGCCGTTTTGTGAGGGGCAGAGCCAGGGCCAGTGGCTTGCCCCTTAAGGTGCCACCTCGTCGTGCCATGGTCCGAACGGATCCGCCAACAGCGCCCAACTGTCTACGCCGCTGGTCATTTCCGCATCGGTCAGCAGGCAGCTGTCCAACTCATCGGTGAGCCGCGCGAAGTTGATGTGCTGCCCGATAAACACCAGTTCCTGACGGCAATCACCAGTCTCGGCGGTCCAGTTTTCCATGATCGCAGCGGTGCTTTCCGGGTCCTGCGGCCATTCCTGTTTGGGCACGAAGCGCCACCAGCGACCGGCAAAACCGTAACGCATCAAGCCGCCCGCCTGGGACCAACTACCCGCGTCCTGATGCTTGCTCGCCAGCCAGAAAAAGCCTTTGGAGCGCAGCAATTTGCCGTTGATCCACTCACGGTTGATGAAGTCGAAAAAGCGCTGTGGATGAAAGGGTCGACGGGCACGGTAAGCCGTCGAGGCAATGCCGTACTCCTCGGTTTCCGGCGTATGTTCGCCGCGCAACTCCTTGAGCCAACCCGGCGCCTGCGAGGCGCGCTCGAAGTCGAAACGACCCGTGTTCAGCACTTTTTTCAGCGGAATTTGCCCCATCACCATAGGAATGATTTCCGCCTGGGGATTGAGCCGCTCAAGTATCGCGATCAGCTCCAGACGTTCGCTGGAACTGATCAGGTCGATTTTGCTGATCAGAATGACATCGGCAAATTCGACCTGCTCGATCAGTAAATCGGTGATCGAACGTTCGTCATCCTCGCCCAGGGTCTCACCACGAGTCGCCAGGCTCTCGGCGGCCTGGTAGTCGATCAGAAAATTGATGCCGTCGACCACGGTGACCATGGTGTCCAGGCGAGCCATGTCGGCCAGGCTTTTGCCTTGCTCATCACGGAAGGTGAACGTTTCAGCCACGGGCAACGGCTCGGAAATCCCGGTGGATTCGATCAATAAATAGTCAAAACGGCCGTCCCGCGCCAAACGACTGACCTCT includes:
- a CDS encoding PA3496 family putative envelope integrity protein, with translation MEFRRAIESYSEQRKLAQKLSDYFEVGDIGEFGSLNVWQTASEGSRRNAQQAG
- the hexR gene encoding transcriptional regulator HexR — protein: MNLLHHIAQSRHLLRKSELKVADHVLLDPAAVMHSSMADLAHNVGISEPTIVRFCRAIGCTGFQDLKLKLAQSLAAGASFGQFAIHEDDSVADYSLKIFDTTLHTLMEVREHLDPHALQLAVTAMASAQRVEFYGFGASGAVAADAQHKFFRLLLTAAAYSDPHMQAMSAVTLKPTDVAICISQSGRSKDLLITANLVRESGATLVTLCPSQTPLAELASINLAIDVHEDTEIYTPLTSRIAHLVVIDVLAMGVAMARGPSLVNHLKSVKRSLRSLRLSPKSVKALDD
- a CDS encoding EAL domain-containing protein, coding for MTSSLSSSGASTASGRVIREQFATQIAVERTRLLYQGSLLPTLFMLLNGLVCAWLLWSPQRYLLVGVWLGWLTTLVGLRVIQVAAFNAAPLLRQAQPIWRGMFLLGAGVSGLTLASAAIALVPVDSFQQQAWVFGLIGAATLSASIAYAVSIPAFLTFTLSCLLPPITFLFLHGDEQHGWGWLGLILLVALIVVALQVNRLIRQGLVQRFQNQALIEHLQQAQAHDEQLNHELAREIEQRRKAERELREAQVGLKARVVQRSLELDEANQALSKSEERLALALEASELGLWDWNLQTDEVHHTQIKALFGLEPEHVTAMLSHLKPRIHREDLPLMQLAMIDHLKGHTDDYKVAYRFRHGDGRWVWIEDRGRAVERSSDGRVIRMLGTRRDISASKQLEEQRRLAATVFEAASEGIVILDPKYTLLAVNRAFSRVTGYPQEDMKGCKVTELACSRDARRHFQAIHESLEQTDSWQGELVETRKNGELYPQWLQLNVVRDVRGNVSHIVGFFADLSARREFEERMRYLKHYDELTGLANRSLFKERLREASQRVRQGGRSLALLHINLDRFKLLNDSLGHEVADQLLRQVARRLTSALPEADTIARLSGDEFAVLFDAYGNLSSLARVTSRLLAKLRQPLSVAGHELVVSASVGISLLPDSAREISALVSQSNMAMQHAKHLGGNNFQFYTENLQASTLERLQLENQLRKALDENQLQVFYQPKLCLATGRLNAAEALVRWLHPTMGMVPPGDFIGLAEETGLIGPIGEFVLRQACWQACEWQRQGLEPIRVSVNLSVHQLRQGKLVSLVRQVLEETGLAPRYLELELTESQLLDGVEHIIATFHQLHELGVKLAIDDFGTGYSSLSYLKRFPVDYVKIDQAFIRGLGEGTEDAAITRAIIAMAHSLELKVVAEGVENEAQLNFLKAHECDEVQGYLISRPVDAEAATRLLREHGQQTWSPPG
- the uvrD gene encoding DNA helicase II → MRDDLSLLLNSLNDAQRQAVAASVGRQLVLAGAGSGKTRVLVHRIAWLIQVEHASPHSILSVTFTNKAAAEMRHRIEQLMGINPAGMWVGTFHGLAHRLLRAHWQEAGLNQSFQILDSDDQQRLVKRVIRELGLDEQRWPVRQAQWFINGQKDEGLRPKHIQASGDLFLTTMKSIYEAYEAACQRAGVIDFSELLLRALDLWRDNPGLLAHYQRRFRHVLVDEFQDTNAVQYAWLRLLAQGGDSLMVVGDDDQSIYGWRGAKIENIHQYSSDFPDAETIRLEQNYRSTASILKAANALIVNNSGRLGKELWTDGGDGEPINLFAAFNEHDEARYVVQTIESALKTGLMRSDIAILYRSNAQSRVLEEALLRERIPYRIYGGQRFFERAEIKNAMAYLRLLDGRGNDAALERVINVPARGIGEKTVEAIREHARHADVSMWEAMRQLIANKGLTGRAAGALGGFVELIENLTAKVMEMPLHLMTQTVIEQSGLITYHKEEKGEKGQARVENLEELVSAARNFENAEEDAELSPLAGFLGHASLESGDTQADEHEDSVQLMTLHSAKGLEFPHVFLVGMEEGLFPHKMSLEEPGRLEEERRLAYVGITRAMQKLVMTYAETRRLYGSETRNKISRFVREIPPPLIQEVRLSNSVSRPFGGTQNMGTSSLFNGTGIPETEFSLGQRVQHSVFGEGVILNFEGAGAQARVQVNFSEGSKWLMMGYAKLEAI